Proteins found in one Acidobacteriota bacterium genomic segment:
- a CDS encoding MoxR family ATPase has translation MSTPAAAAVVASIGRLVATVRTAYRGPAAAVEDAVVCLLARGHLLIEDVPGVGKTTLATALGKALGVGVHRLQFTPDTLPSDILGLTVFNQRAQEFEFHPGPIFTPVLLADEINRATPKTQSALLQAMNERAVSSDGVTRPLPEPFLVLATQNPVEYLGTYPLPESQLDRFLLRISLGYPAPDEERRLLIAGGADRVLAQLQPAMNLEDLKAAQDATERVTVAEKLMDYILAIVARTRAGKDLLLGVSPRGAQGFFRAVQARALVAGRPYATPDDVKRVAGPALAHRVLASQPGAWDGGGGRRERDAIQRLLDEIPVPL, from the coding sequence ATGAGCACTCCCGCAGCGGCCGCGGTCGTCGCGTCGATCGGACGCCTCGTCGCGACGGTCCGCACGGCCTACCGCGGCCCCGCGGCCGCCGTCGAAGACGCCGTCGTCTGTCTCCTCGCCCGCGGCCACCTCCTCATCGAGGACGTGCCGGGCGTCGGCAAGACCACTCTCGCGACGGCGCTCGGGAAGGCGCTCGGCGTGGGCGTCCATCGGCTGCAGTTCACGCCGGACACGCTCCCGAGCGACATCCTCGGCCTGACGGTCTTCAACCAGCGTGCGCAGGAGTTCGAGTTCCACCCCGGGCCGATCTTCACGCCCGTCCTCCTCGCCGACGAGATCAACCGCGCGACGCCGAAGACGCAGTCCGCGCTCCTGCAGGCCATGAACGAGCGTGCGGTGTCCTCGGACGGCGTGACGCGGCCGCTCCCGGAGCCGTTCCTCGTCCTCGCGACGCAGAACCCCGTCGAGTACCTCGGGACGTATCCGCTTCCCGAGTCGCAGCTCGACCGCTTCCTCCTCCGGATCTCGCTCGGGTACCCGGCGCCGGACGAGGAACGCCGCCTCCTGATCGCGGGCGGCGCGGACCGCGTCCTCGCGCAGCTCCAGCCCGCGATGAACCTCGAGGATCTGAAGGCCGCGCAGGACGCGACCGAGCGCGTGACCGTCGCGGAAAAGCTCATGGACTACATCCTCGCCATCGTGGCGAGGACGCGCGCGGGGAAGGACCTTCTGCTCGGCGTGTCGCCGCGCGGCGCGCAGGGTTTCTTCCGCGCCGTGCAGGCGCGCGCCCTCGTCGCGGGCCGCCCGTACGCCACGCCGGACGACGTGAAACGCGTCGCCGGGCCGGCGCTCGCGCACCGCGTCCTCGCATCGCAGCCCGGCGCGTGGGACGGCGGCGGCGGGCGGCGCGAGCGCGACGCGATCCAGCGTCTCCTCGACGAAATTCCCGTTCCCCTCTAG
- a CDS encoding mannose-1-phosphate guanylyltransferase, producing MAEASVRALILAGGSGTRLWPRSTDSRPKPFLALTGKDSLLRETYRRAEAVAGADRVFVSGRESHAPLLRAELPEVAEPRFVLEPMRRNTAPAIALSTLVACADDANAVLLVLPSDQAVADEAAFLAALRAGAAIAAKEDAFVTLGIPPTRPETGYGYLETFEEHEEKKTSSSEREMGTGHARGEAPAAHVVRRFVEKPDAARAAEFLASGRFLWNAGIFLFRAEHLLAEMERTCPDILAAARRAFAARAAGDHTTFRESFSSSPSVSIDVAVMEKAKRVLTIPSACGWSDLGSWEAVFEFRGGEPGADVIEGDGASEGGSGNLVLAGARPVRVVGLSGIAVVESPDGLLVMKLGASDDLRRAVEKGLK from the coding sequence ATGGCGGAAGCGTCCGTTCGCGCCCTGATCCTCGCGGGAGGGAGCGGCACGCGCCTCTGGCCGCGCTCGACGGACTCGAGGCCCAAGCCGTTCCTCGCTCTCACGGGAAAGGACTCCCTGCTGCGCGAGACGTACCGGCGGGCGGAGGCCGTCGCCGGGGCGGATCGCGTGTTCGTGTCCGGCCGCGAGTCCCACGCCCCGCTCCTCCGCGCCGAGCTGCCCGAGGTGGCCGAGCCCCGCTTCGTGCTCGAGCCGATGCGCCGCAACACGGCGCCCGCGATCGCGCTCTCGACTCTCGTCGCGTGCGCCGACGACGCGAACGCCGTGCTGCTCGTCCTGCCGTCCGACCAGGCCGTCGCCGACGAGGCCGCGTTTCTCGCCGCGCTCCGCGCGGGTGCGGCCATCGCTGCGAAAGAGGACGCCTTCGTCACCCTGGGCATCCCGCCGACGCGCCCGGAGACGGGGTACGGCTACCTGGAGACGTTCGAAGAGCACGAAGAGAAGAAGACTTCTTCGAGTGAAAGAGAGATGGGGACGGGGCATGCGCGTGGCGAGGCGCCGGCCGCGCACGTCGTTCGGCGGTTCGTCGAGAAGCCCGACGCGGCCCGCGCCGCGGAATTCCTCGCCTCCGGCCGGTTCCTGTGGAACGCCGGCATCTTCCTGTTCCGGGCGGAACACCTCCTCGCGGAGATGGAGCGCACCTGTCCGGACATCCTCGCCGCCGCCCGACGAGCGTTCGCCGCTCGTGCGGCCGGCGATCACACCACCTTCAGAGAATCTTTCTCCTCTTCCCCCTCCGTATCCATCGACGTGGCGGTCATGGAGAAGGCGAAGCGCGTCCTCACGATTCCCTCGGCCTGCGGATGGAGCGACCTCGGGTCGTGGGAAGCCGTGTTCGAATTCCGCGGCGGCGAGCCCGGCGCGGACGTGATCGAGGGCGACGGCGCCTCGGAGGGCGGCTCGGGGAACCTCGTCCTCGCCGGCGCACGGCCCGTGAGGGTCGTCGGCCTCTCGGGCATCGCGGTCGTGGAGTCTCCGGACGGTCTCCTCGTGATGAAGCTCGGCGCCTCGGACGACCTGCGCCGGGCGGTCGAGAAGGGGTTGAAATGA
- the murB gene encoding UDP-N-acetylmuramate dehydrogenase, translated as MIPDALRGPGIAVREGEALAARTTLRIGGPARFFTEVFDAEALGLVLRFASAERLPVLVLGKGSNLLVPDAGFPGVVIVLAGAFRETRVEGTEIFAGGGVSLMALAVAARDAGLSGVENLSGIPSSVGGAVRINAGSYGSEIFDVLVSVTLVSREGEVRTAVAEAIAHGYRWTSLCETGDVVAEAHFILKSTPTAEIAARMAEVAAKRRVALPKQPNAGSIFKNPPGQFAGKLLEECGLKGRRVGGAEVSPVHANVIVNTGGATAEDVKRLMEEMKKAVRERFGVELQPEIQIVSPAFTF; from the coding sequence ATGATCCCCGACGCCCTGCGCGGCCCGGGGATCGCCGTCCGCGAGGGCGAGGCGCTGGCCGCGCGCACGACGCTCCGCATCGGCGGCCCCGCGCGGTTCTTCACCGAGGTGTTCGACGCGGAGGCCCTCGGGCTCGTCCTGCGCTTCGCGTCGGCGGAGCGGTTGCCGGTCCTCGTCCTCGGCAAGGGCTCGAACCTTCTCGTTCCGGACGCGGGCTTCCCGGGCGTCGTGATCGTCCTCGCCGGGGCGTTCCGCGAGACGCGCGTCGAGGGGACCGAGATCTTCGCGGGGGGCGGCGTCTCGCTGATGGCGCTCGCCGTCGCGGCCCGGGACGCGGGGCTGTCCGGCGTCGAGAACCTGTCGGGCATCCCGTCGTCCGTCGGCGGCGCGGTGCGGATCAACGCGGGCTCGTACGGCTCGGAGATCTTCGACGTCCTCGTGTCGGTGACGCTCGTCTCGCGAGAGGGCGAAGTCCGGACCGCCGTGGCCGAAGCGATCGCCCACGGCTACCGCTGGACGTCCCTCTGCGAGACCGGCGACGTCGTCGCCGAGGCCCATTTCATCCTGAAATCGACCCCCACGGCCGAGATCGCGGCGCGGATGGCCGAAGTGGCCGCGAAGCGGCGCGTCGCCCTCCCGAAACAGCCGAACGCGGGGTCGATCTTCAAGAACCCGCCGGGCCAGTTTGCGGGAAAGCTCCTCGAGGAGTGCGGCCTCAAGGGCCGGCGCGTGGGCGGAGCGGAGGTCTCGCCCGTTCACGCGAACGTCATCGTGAACACGGGCGGCGCGACGGCGGAGGACGTGAAGAGGCTGATGGAAGAGATGAAGAAGGCGGTAAGGGAACGATTCGGAGTCGAGCTCCAGCCGGAGATCCAGATCGTGTCTCCCGCATTCACCTTCTAG
- a CDS encoding phosphatidylglycerophosphatase A produces MKIKPEKSETQGILRPWREVFAEARVTTLVSTWFGAGFLPIAPGTWGSLATIPIAHVIVLVWGIWGLVGFALGVAAVGFHASGETARLRGVNDPSEVVVDEVAGQAIALIPVYALVPADAVVLRMGTILLAFLLFRILDVWKPGPIGWLERLPGGWGIMADDLLGGAVAAAMVSAGLLLKG; encoded by the coding sequence ATGAAAATTAAGCCCGAAAAATCCGAAACGCAAGGGATTCTTCGCCCCTGGCGCGAAGTGTTCGCCGAGGCGCGGGTGACGACGCTCGTCTCCACGTGGTTCGGGGCGGGCTTCCTGCCGATCGCACCCGGGACGTGGGGGAGCCTCGCCACGATCCCGATCGCGCACGTGATCGTGCTGGTGTGGGGGATCTGGGGCCTCGTGGGCTTCGCGCTCGGCGTCGCCGCCGTCGGGTTTCACGCTTCGGGCGAGACCGCGCGGCTGCGTGGCGTCAACGATCCGTCGGAAGTGGTCGTGGACGAGGTCGCCGGTCAGGCGATCGCGCTGATCCCCGTCTACGCGCTCGTCCCGGCGGACGCCGTCGTCCTGCGCATGGGCACGATCCTTCTCGCGTTTCTCCTCTTCCGCATTCTCGACGTCTGGAAGCCGGGCCCGATCGGGTGGCTCGAGCGGCTGCCGGGCGGCTGGGGAATCATGGCCGACGACCTCCTCGGCGGGGCCGTCGCGGCCGCGATGGTCTCGGCCGGCCTCCTCCTGAAGGGATGA
- the recA gene encoding recombinase RecA translates to MNKEKLKALEQAMQQIDRQFGKGALVRLGDKPQEAIQSISTGSIGVDNALGIGGVPRGRVLEVFGPESSGKTTLTLHIIAEAQKRGGLAAFIDAEHALDPEYAKKLGVDVDNLMVSQPDSGEQALEIAEALVRSAAVDVVVIDSVAALVPKAELEGEMGDAMVGLQARLMSQALRKLTAVVSKSKTTLIFINQIREKIGVMFGNPETTTGGRALKFYSSVRIDIRRINAIKDGEAVVGSRTKVKIVKNKVAPPFRIAEFDIGYGEGISKTGELVDIGVEMKIVEKSGAWFSYGDLRIGQGRENTKQFFRDNPDIANEIEKKIRANMGLPTTDVMAAGPVTIATPHPSAEPKSGKGFGKK, encoded by the coding sequence GTGAACAAGGAAAAACTCAAGGCGCTCGAGCAGGCGATGCAGCAGATCGACCGCCAGTTCGGCAAGGGCGCGCTCGTCCGCCTCGGCGACAAGCCGCAGGAGGCGATCCAGTCCATCTCCACCGGCTCCATCGGGGTCGACAACGCCCTCGGCATCGGCGGCGTGCCCCGAGGGCGCGTCCTCGAGGTCTTCGGGCCCGAGTCCTCGGGCAAGACGACGCTCACGCTCCACATCATCGCGGAGGCGCAGAAGCGCGGCGGGCTCGCGGCGTTCATCGATGCCGAGCACGCGCTCGACCCCGAATACGCCAAGAAGCTCGGCGTCGACGTCGACAACCTCATGGTCTCGCAGCCCGACTCCGGCGAGCAGGCGCTCGAGATCGCCGAGGCGCTCGTGCGCTCGGCCGCCGTGGACGTCGTCGTCATCGATTCCGTCGCGGCCCTCGTCCCGAAGGCCGAGCTCGAGGGCGAGATGGGCGACGCGATGGTCGGCCTCCAGGCGCGCCTCATGTCGCAGGCGCTCCGCAAGCTGACGGCCGTCGTCTCGAAGTCCAAGACGACGCTCATCTTCATCAACCAGATCCGCGAAAAGATCGGCGTCATGTTCGGCAACCCCGAGACGACCACCGGCGGCCGCGCGCTCAAGTTCTACTCCTCGGTGCGCATCGACATCCGCCGCATCAACGCGATCAAGGACGGCGAGGCCGTTGTCGGCAGCCGCACGAAGGTGAAGATCGTCAAGAACAAGGTCGCGCCGCCCTTCCGCATCGCGGAGTTCGACATCGGCTACGGCGAAGGGATCTCGAAGACCGGCGAGCTCGTCGACATCGGCGTCGAGATGAAGATCGTCGAGAAATCGGGGGCCTGGTTCAGCTACGGCGACCTGCGGATCGGCCAGGGCCGGGAGAACACGAAGCAGTTCTTCCGCGACAACCCCGACATCGCGAACGAGATCGAGAAGAAGATCCGCGCGAACATGGGGCTTCCGACCACGGACGTCATGGCCGCCGGGCCCGTGACGATCGCGACGCCGCATCCCTCGGCCGAGCCGAAGTCCGGAAAGGGTTTCGGCAAGAAATAG
- the purH gene encoding bifunctional phosphoribosylaminoimidazolecarboxamide formyltransferase/IMP cyclohydrolase yields MQQLEVEAVDAAPEFDGAQVPGSARRVPAECAVRAKADDDPGERALRLGHEGEALTGQGHRSESRAWRHGPVGEKDGERRRAREGSEGRERHDSTRIHPADPVFTKSTRRPVQSARHEEPRVLRRTRPRSHCPRRSRGRTRPLERRGRGPDRGRGRVLGSAGLQAPAREAFEEAHAGRFGRRRRRGARAWRPRAPPGRSPGHALPRGRDPAPLGVRGRRLRGRLDRARGRDGLRTRRPRDARPLAVSRVLRRPVRGARDARRREAPRRDRCPAPRRRRHADGAPPRVDVEDGRRRRVDRDAVPRSERTLPAVTSRLALLSVSDRTGLVDFARALVAQGFGLLSTGGTAQHLSAAGLAVTNVSDLTGFPEVFGGRVKTLHPKLFGGILFDRSEETHRAEARENGVGPIDLVVVNLYPFEDTVAKTGSTFAQAIEKIDVGGPSLLRAAAKNHAHVGVVCDPADYPAVAAELAAHGGALTDETRTKLAAKVFRRTAAYDAAIARWISGQTGEPFPERLSLSFARASSLRYGENPHQKASLYADAAAPPAALSRYAFVQGKELSYNNFLDADAALYTSRVVGPDALTIVKHRIPSGAATGATMAGAFEAAWASDPIAGFGGVVACTGTLDAAAASALTSRFLEVVVVHAVTEDAKPILARKPNLRVLTVTPEAGPRPRVEVRGIDGGLLVQEGDLLPDEETAWKVVTKRAPTEAERRAMRFANLVLRGVVSNGIVVAGGTATYGIGGGRTSRVDACRDAAGKAGERARGAVAASDAFFPFPDGLEVLTGAGVTAVIQPGGSVKDPDVIAAADAAGIAMVFTGKRHFRH; encoded by the coding sequence ATGCAGCAACTCGAAGTCGAGGCCGTAGATGCGGCGCCGGAGTTCGACGGCGCGCAGGTCCCGGGCTCCGCGCGCCGCGTTCCTGCGGAATGTGCCGTGAGGGCAAAGGCCGATGACGACCCGGGCGAACGTGCGCTCCGACTCGGGCATGAGGGCGAAGCCCTCACCGGGCAGGGTCACCGTTCGGAATCGCGCGCCTGGCGGCACGGGCCTGTCGGCGAGAAAGACGGCGAGCGCCGCCGCGCCCGCGAGGGTTCCGAGGGCCGCGAACGCCACGATTCGACGCGTATTCATCCGGCAGACCCCGTGTTCACCAAGTCTACGCGACGCCCCGTACAATCCGCCCGCCATGAAGAGCCGCGCGTTCTCCGCCGCACTCGCCCTCGCAGTCATTGCCCCCGCCGCTCGCGCGGCCGAACCCGTCCGCTGGAGCGTCGCGGACGAGGCCCGGATCGCGGCCGAGGCCGCGTCCTGGGCTCCGCCGGACTTCAAGCGCCAGCTCGCGAAGCATTCGAAGAGGCTCATGCAGGGCGTTTCGGACGCCGCCGCCGCCGAGGGGCTCGCGCCTGGAGACCCCGCGCACCGCCAGGCCGCAGCCCGGGACACGCGCTCCCTCGCGGCCGCGATCCGGCGCCACTCGGCGTTCGCGGACGTCGCCTACGCGGCCGGCTCGATCGCGCACGCGGCCGCGATGGCCTACGCACCCGACGCCCCCGGGACGCCCGGCCCCTCGCCGTTTCTCGGGTTCTCCGCCGACCCGTTCGCGGCGCCCGAGACGCTCGCCGCCGCGAAGCTCCCCGCCGCGACCGCTGCCCAGCGCCGCGCCGCCGCCGTCACGCTGACGGCGCGCCTCCTCGCGTGGACGTGGAAGACGGCCGGCGGCGACGCGTCGATCGTGACGCAGTACCCCGAAGCGAAAGGACCCTACCAGCCGTGACGTCCCGCCTCGCGCTCCTCTCCGTCTCCGACCGCACCGGACTCGTCGACTTCGCCCGCGCGCTCGTCGCGCAGGGCTTCGGGCTGCTCTCGACCGGCGGCACGGCGCAGCACCTCTCCGCCGCGGGTCTCGCCGTGACGAACGTCTCGGACCTGACCGGCTTCCCCGAGGTCTTCGGCGGGCGCGTCAAGACGCTTCACCCGAAGCTCTTCGGCGGCATCCTCTTCGACCGCTCCGAGGAGACCCACCGCGCCGAGGCCCGCGAGAACGGCGTCGGCCCGATCGATCTCGTCGTCGTGAACCTCTACCCGTTCGAGGACACCGTCGCGAAGACCGGGTCGACGTTCGCGCAGGCGATCGAGAAGATCGACGTCGGCGGGCCGTCCCTCCTGCGCGCGGCGGCGAAGAACCACGCGCACGTCGGCGTCGTCTGCGACCCGGCGGACTACCCCGCCGTCGCCGCGGAGCTGGCCGCGCACGGCGGCGCCCTGACGGACGAGACGCGAACGAAGCTCGCCGCGAAGGTCTTCCGCCGGACCGCGGCGTACGACGCCGCGATCGCGCGGTGGATCTCCGGGCAGACGGGCGAGCCCTTCCCCGAGCGCCTCTCGCTCTCGTTCGCGCGCGCGTCCTCCCTGCGTTACGGAGAAAACCCGCACCAGAAGGCGTCGCTTTACGCCGACGCCGCGGCGCCCCCGGCGGCGCTTTCCCGCTACGCCTTCGTCCAGGGCAAGGAGCTCTCGTACAACAACTTCCTCGACGCGGATGCGGCGCTCTATACGTCGCGGGTCGTCGGGCCGGACGCGCTCACGATCGTGAAGCACCGTATTCCGTCCGGCGCGGCGACGGGCGCCACGATGGCCGGGGCCTTCGAGGCCGCCTGGGCGTCGGACCCGATCGCGGGTTTCGGCGGCGTCGTCGCCTGCACGGGGACTCTCGACGCGGCGGCCGCCTCGGCGCTGACGTCGCGCTTCCTCGAGGTCGTCGTCGTCCACGCCGTCACGGAAGACGCGAAGCCGATCCTTGCCAGGAAGCCGAACCTGCGCGTTCTCACGGTCACGCCGGAGGCCGGCCCGCGGCCGCGTGTCGAGGTGCGCGGCATCGACGGCGGCCTCCTCGTGCAGGAAGGCGACCTCCTCCCGGACGAGGAGACGGCCTGGAAGGTCGTCACGAAGCGCGCCCCGACCGAGGCCGAGCGCCGTGCGATGCGCTTCGCGAACCTCGTCCTGCGCGGCGTCGTGTCGAACGGCATCGTCGTCGCGGGCGGGACGGCGACCTACGGCATCGGCGGCGGCCGCACGAGCCGCGTGGACGCCTGCCGCGACGCGGCCGGCAAGGCCGGCGAGAGGGCGAGGGGCGCCGTCGCGGCGTCGGACGCGTTCTTCCCGTTCCCCGACGGGCTCGAGGTCCTGACGGGCGCGGGCGTCACGGCGGTCATCCAGCCCGGCGGCTCGGTGAAAGACCCCGACGTCATCGCCGCGGCAGACGCGGCCGGCATCGCCATGGTGTTCACGGGAAAGAGACACTTTCGGCATTGA
- a CDS encoding outer membrane lipoprotein carrier protein LolA encodes MNTPARTHGGRSAALAALAALALFTFEAESSSSSSATLAKIRAAYGTPGSVSCTFVQTYAPAGFAETAPETGKLVLQAPDRVRFDYDGPEGKVFTFDGTAGRQYVAADRQLVVRKLAPGDRERLPIVFLESAEALLARYVAAETPVDSGLVEVVLTPKKPGGPKSISLLALAATGEVKRLVLLDNAGNRTTFTFTQKIPGAKRPDSDFALSPPEGTKILTE; translated from the coding sequence GTGAATACACCCGCTCGCACTCACGGCGGTCGCAGCGCGGCGCTGGCGGCGCTCGCCGCGCTGGCCCTCTTCACCTTCGAAGCAGAATCTTCATCTTCTTCCTCGGCCACTCTCGCGAAGATCCGCGCCGCGTACGGGACGCCCGGTTCCGTGTCCTGCACGTTCGTCCAAACGTACGCCCCCGCCGGCTTCGCGGAAACCGCGCCCGAAACGGGGAAGCTCGTCCTGCAGGCGCCCGACCGCGTGCGGTTCGACTACGACGGGCCGGAGGGCAAGGTCTTCACGTTCGACGGAACGGCCGGACGCCAGTACGTCGCGGCCGACCGGCAGCTCGTCGTCAGGAAGCTCGCCCCCGGCGACCGCGAGCGCCTGCCGATCGTCTTTCTCGAGTCCGCCGAGGCGCTGCTCGCGCGATACGTCGCCGCCGAAACGCCCGTGGACAGCGGCCTCGTCGAAGTCGTGCTCACCCCGAAGAAGCCCGGGGGCCCGAAATCCATATCCCTCCTCGCGCTCGCCGCGACCGGCGAGGTGAAGCGCCTCGTCCTTCTCGACAACGCGGGCAACCGCACGACGTTCACGTTCACGCAGAAAATTCCCGGGGCGAAACGCCCCGACTCGGACTTCGCCCTTTCCCCGCCGGAGGGGACGAAGATCCTGACGGAGTGA
- a CDS encoding YajQ family cyclic di-GMP-binding protein codes for MADPTFDVVSEVNLPEAQNAVAQAQKEVAQRYDLKGSSAGIEQKERELTLTADTDFALKAVNDILQTKLVKRGVSLKSLDYGKIEPASKGTVRQVVTIQQGIATEKAKEIVKAIKDAKLKVQVAIQGEQLRVSGKKKDDLQAVIALLRASDFGISLQFTNFRG; via the coding sequence ATGGCCGATCCCACCTTCGACGTCGTCTCCGAAGTGAACCTCCCCGAGGCCCAGAACGCTGTCGCGCAGGCCCAGAAGGAGGTCGCCCAGCGCTACGACCTCAAGGGCTCTTCCGCCGGCATCGAGCAGAAGGAGCGCGAACTGACGCTCACCGCCGACACGGACTTCGCCCTCAAGGCCGTGAACGACATCCTCCAGACGAAGCTCGTCAAGCGCGGCGTCTCCCTCAAGTCCCTCGACTACGGCAAGATCGAGCCCGCGTCGAAGGGGACCGTGCGCCAGGTCGTCACCATCCAGCAGGGCATCGCGACGGAAAAGGCGAAGGAAATCGTCAAGGCGATCAAAGACGCCAAGCTGAAGGTCCAGGTCGCCATTCAGGGGGAGCAGCTCAGGGTCTCGGGCAAGAAAAAGGACGACCTGCAGGCCGTGATCGCCCTCCTCCGGGCCTCCGATTTCGGCATTTCGCTCCAGTTCACGAATTTCCGGGGTTAG
- a CDS encoding polyprenyl synthetase family protein produces the protein MSQTSLKDRLLVATLPAEERENGRRLLRALAPIEAKLKEVETVLTDRTRSGIPTIALIGDYLVEGGGKRIRPALLLLGAHMLGYEGDRDVRYGAMIEFIHTATLVHDDIIDDAETRRGRASVNRRWGNELTVLFGDFLYMKSMEIALEEGDLRVLRVLSDVTLRMTEGEIIGAERRGLLDLTLEGYLDIVRRKTALLFAGACKIPSYLVTDAFGIGSETWGERLWQYGLSLGIAFQLQDDLLDYTANEADLGKPVLSDLKEGKLTLPLILCLPQATRTERKLIETVVKEEGFDTVRPGQILEIVHRLGALDRAHGMAEDHAERAREIAAAFPETASREGFLLAAEYAANRRK, from the coding sequence ATGAGCCAGACCTCTCTCAAGGACCGCCTTCTCGTCGCGACGCTCCCGGCCGAGGAGCGCGAGAACGGCCGCCGCCTCCTCCGGGCGCTCGCCCCCATCGAGGCGAAGCTCAAGGAGGTCGAAACCGTCCTCACAGACCGGACGCGGTCCGGAATTCCGACGATCGCCCTGATCGGCGACTATCTCGTCGAGGGCGGCGGCAAGCGCATCCGCCCGGCGCTGCTTCTCCTGGGCGCGCACATGCTCGGGTACGAGGGCGACCGCGACGTGCGCTACGGCGCCATGATCGAGTTCATCCACACGGCGACGCTCGTCCACGACGACATCATCGACGACGCCGAGACCCGCCGCGGGCGGGCCAGCGTGAACCGCCGCTGGGGCAACGAGCTGACCGTTCTCTTCGGCGACTTCCTCTACATGAAGTCCATGGAGATCGCGCTGGAAGAGGGCGATCTACGCGTCCTGCGCGTTCTCTCGGACGTGACGCTGCGCATGACGGAGGGCGAGATCATCGGCGCGGAGCGGCGCGGCCTCCTCGACCTCACGCTGGAGGGCTACCTCGACATCGTGCGGCGGAAGACGGCCCTCCTCTTCGCGGGCGCCTGCAAGATCCCGTCGTACCTCGTCACCGACGCGTTCGGGATCGGCAGCGAAACGTGGGGGGAGCGCCTCTGGCAGTACGGCCTCTCGCTCGGAATCGCGTTCCAGCTGCAAGACGACCTGCTCGACTACACGGCGAACGAGGCCGACCTCGGCAAGCCCGTCCTGTCCGACCTCAAGGAAGGGAAACTCACGCTCCCATTGATCCTCTGCCTTCCGCAGGCGACGCGCACCGAACGAAAGCTCATCGAGACGGTCGTGAAGGAAGAGGGCTTCGACACCGTGCGGCCCGGGCAGATCCTCGAGATCGTCCACCGCCTCGGCGCACTCGACCGGGCGCACGGAATGGCCGAAGACCACGCCGAGCGGGCCCGCGAGATCGCGGCTGCCTTCCCGGAGACGGCCTCGCGCGAAGGGTTCCTCCTGGCCGCCGAATACGCCGCCAACAGACGTAAATAA
- the kdsB gene encoding 3-deoxy-manno-octulosonate cytidylyltransferase, translated as MNAAAVIPSRYGAERFPGKPLHPIAGIPMVVRVLEQAQKARRVDLVLVATDDERIARAVESAGGRAVMTDPALSSGTDRVWAAVKDLNVSVVLNVQGDEPMMDPVNVDRVAGFLLDHPEFPLATVALPIHDEAEIANPNNVKVVRADDGRALYFSRSPLPYRRRPEPGLATLKHLGLYGYRKDALRRWTSLPPHALERAESLEQLRALAAGMAMAVLDAASDSIGVDTEDDARKVEELLMARR; from the coding sequence ATCAACGCCGCCGCCGTCATCCCCTCCCGCTACGGAGCGGAGCGTTTCCCGGGCAAACCCCTCCACCCCATCGCCGGCATCCCGATGGTCGTCCGCGTGCTCGAACAGGCGCAGAAGGCCCGCCGCGTGGACCTCGTCCTCGTCGCGACGGACGACGAGCGGATCGCACGGGCCGTGGAGTCGGCGGGAGGCCGGGCGGTCATGACGGACCCCGCGCTCTCCTCCGGAACGGATCGGGTCTGGGCGGCCGTGAAGGACCTCAATGTCTCCGTCGTGCTGAACGTGCAGGGCGACGAGCCGATGATGGACCCCGTCAACGTGGACCGCGTGGCGGGCTTCCTCCTCGACCACCCTGAGTTCCCGCTCGCGACGGTCGCGCTCCCGATCCACGACGAGGCCGAGATCGCGAACCCGAACAACGTGAAGGTCGTGCGCGCCGACGACGGCCGCGCGCTCTACTTCTCCCGCTCGCCCCTGCCCTACCGGCGGCGGCCCGAGCCGGGGCTTGCGACGTTGAAGCACCTCGGGCTCTACGGCTACCGCAAGGACGCCCTCAGGCGCTGGACCAGCCTCCCACCCCACGCGCTCGAGCGGGCCGAGAGCCTCGAGCAGCTCCGCGCGCTGGCGGCGGGGATGGCGATGGCGGTTCTCGACGCGGCGAGCGACTCGATCGGAGTGGACACGGAAGACGATGCAAGAAAAGTTGAAGAGCTGCTGATGGCGAGGAGGTGA